The Kitasatospora setae KM-6054 genome contains a region encoding:
- the greA gene encoding transcription elongation factor GreA, whose translation MTQTNDDVTWLTQDHYNKLKAEFDHLTGPWRIEIAKKIEAAREEGDLKENAGYHAAKDEQGKTEARIRQLSQLLERAKVGEAPADSGVVAPGMLVKVAFDGDEDDTMEFLLASREVTDGDIDVYSPQSPLGRAIIGKSVGEDAQYELPNGKKARVKITEAKPFSG comes from the coding sequence GTGACCCAGACCAACGATGACGTGACCTGGCTCACTCAGGACCACTACAACAAGCTGAAGGCCGAGTTCGACCACCTGACCGGGCCCTGGCGCATCGAGATCGCGAAGAAGATCGAGGCCGCGCGCGAGGAGGGCGACCTCAAGGAGAACGCCGGCTACCACGCGGCCAAGGACGAGCAGGGCAAGACCGAGGCGCGGATCCGCCAGCTGTCCCAGCTGCTGGAGCGGGCGAAGGTCGGCGAGGCTCCGGCCGACTCCGGCGTGGTGGCCCCCGGCATGCTGGTGAAGGTCGCCTTCGACGGCGACGAGGACGACACCATGGAGTTCCTGCTGGCCTCCCGCGAGGTCACCGACGGCGACATCGACGTGTACTCCCCGCAGTCGCCGCTGGGCCGGGCCATCATCGGCAAGTCGGTGGGCGAGGACGCCCAGTACGAGCTGCCGAACGGCAAGAAGGCGCGCGTGAAGATCACCGAAGCCAAGCCGTTCTCCGGCTGA
- a CDS encoding DUF4307 domain-containing protein, which produces MDHSPTPGTRTAPPAAPPAGRYSRDDDRAADRKLRVAAVVCGVLFLGLVAWLGGSYLVRETKLNGTVPTFQAVSDSELQLQLSVRKGDGVSGVCTVRSQGADGSVVGQSDFPVPAAGDSYVEVVTLRTTARGTTAELLGCTPDEK; this is translated from the coding sequence ATGGACCACAGCCCTACGCCCGGGACCCGCACCGCGCCGCCCGCCGCACCGCCGGCCGGCCGCTACAGCCGGGACGACGACCGGGCCGCCGACCGCAAGCTGCGGGTGGCCGCCGTGGTCTGCGGGGTGCTGTTCCTGGGGCTGGTCGCCTGGCTCGGCGGCTCGTACCTGGTGCGGGAGACCAAGCTGAACGGTACGGTGCCGACCTTCCAGGCGGTCTCCGACTCCGAGCTGCAGCTGCAGCTCTCGGTGCGCAAGGGCGACGGCGTCTCGGGGGTGTGCACGGTGCGCTCGCAGGGCGCGGACGGCTCGGTGGTCGGCCAGTCGGACTTCCCGGTGCCGGCCGCGGGCGACAGCTACGTCGAGGTGGTCACGCTGCGGACCACCGCCCGCGGCACCACCGCGGAACTGCTCGGCTGCACCCCCGACGAGAAGTGA
- the mca gene encoding mycothiol conjugate amidase Mca, which yields MSEQLRLMAVHAHPDDESSKGAATMAMYVAQGVEVLVATCTGGERGSILNPKLQGDPWVEENIHEVRRKEMDAAREILGVRQSWLGYVDSGLPEGDPLPPLPEGCFALEEVEVAAGALVKLIREFRPHVITTYDENGGYPHPDHIMTHKITMAAFEAAGDPAAYPEAGEPWQPSKLYYNHGFPMGRIRALHAYLSENGHDSPYGEWIEGWEKSGRAEREITTRVECADYFEIRDKALIAHATQIDPDGPWFRVPLAIQREVWPTEDYELAKSLVDTDLPETDLFAGLRK from the coding sequence TTGAGCGAGCAGTTGCGTTTGATGGCGGTGCACGCGCACCCGGACGACGAGTCCAGCAAGGGCGCCGCCACCATGGCGATGTACGTGGCCCAGGGCGTGGAGGTCCTGGTCGCCACCTGCACCGGGGGCGAGCGGGGTTCGATCCTCAACCCCAAGCTGCAGGGCGACCCCTGGGTCGAGGAGAACATCCACGAGGTCCGCCGCAAGGAGATGGACGCCGCCCGGGAGATCCTCGGCGTCCGGCAGTCCTGGCTCGGCTACGTCGACTCGGGCCTCCCGGAGGGCGACCCGCTGCCGCCGCTGCCCGAGGGCTGCTTCGCCCTGGAGGAGGTCGAGGTCGCGGCCGGCGCCCTGGTCAAGCTGATCCGCGAGTTCCGCCCGCACGTGATCACCACGTACGACGAGAACGGCGGCTACCCGCACCCCGACCACATCATGACCCACAAGATCACCATGGCCGCGTTCGAGGCGGCCGGCGACCCCGCGGCCTACCCCGAGGCGGGCGAGCCCTGGCAGCCGTCCAAGCTGTACTACAACCACGGCTTCCCGATGGGCCGGATCCGCGCCCTGCACGCCTACCTCAGCGAGAACGGGCACGACTCCCCGTACGGCGAGTGGATCGAGGGCTGGGAGAAGTCCGGCCGCGCCGAGCGGGAGATCACCACCCGGGTCGAGTGCGCCGACTACTTCGAGATCCGGGACAAGGCGCTGATCGCGCACGCCACCCAGATCGATCCCGACGGGCCCTGGTTCCGCGTCCCGCTCGCCATCCAGCGCGAGGTCTGGCCCACCGAGGACTACGAGCTCGCCAAGTCCCTGGTCGACACCGACCTCCCCGAGACCGACCTGTTCGCCGGCCTCCGCAAGTAA
- a CDS encoding MFS transporter → MFLPKSLSVLRERPYRLLWTARSISAVGNALMPVTVVFAVLGTGGSVLDVGAVLTCQAVGQVVMLPVGGVWADRLSRKLVLLVTDGAQAVCYGLLAAMVLLGQTAVWQFGVTYTVAGMAFAFFTPASRAVVPELVGAEDLQSANALLGLTDSSTKVLGPALAAVLLEVTGPGAAILFNAASFLLSFVLLARMRLARPAEPPQRRRFFAELREGWTVVARRRWYLANLIGWGVWNFAIAFFFVLGPVVLQQGRGGAAAWSTVLVTGAVGSIVGGLVALRFRPRRPLVATNATALFGAVPLALLAFTAPVAAIAAGVALAFVMTALVNEVLATVQQQLFPRELLARVSSLDWMISLLAMPAGYAVAGPATELFGTRTTLLAAAALIGTPCVLLNLLPGVRSVRALPDGTLTVAPAPEDRAAAAPTGCPRPPLRAR, encoded by the coding sequence GTGTTCCTGCCGAAGTCGTTGAGCGTCCTGCGAGAGCGCCCCTACCGCCTGCTGTGGACGGCCCGCAGCATCTCCGCGGTGGGCAACGCCCTGATGCCGGTGACGGTGGTGTTCGCCGTCCTGGGCACGGGCGGCAGCGTGCTGGACGTGGGGGCCGTGCTGACCTGCCAGGCGGTCGGGCAGGTGGTGATGCTGCCGGTGGGCGGGGTCTGGGCGGACCGGCTGTCCCGCAAGCTGGTGCTGCTGGTGACGGACGGCGCGCAGGCGGTCTGCTACGGGTTGCTGGCCGCGATGGTGCTGCTGGGGCAGACGGCGGTCTGGCAGTTCGGGGTCACCTACACGGTGGCCGGGATGGCCTTCGCGTTCTTCACGCCGGCCTCCCGGGCCGTCGTGCCGGAGCTGGTCGGGGCGGAGGACCTGCAGTCGGCCAACGCGCTGCTCGGGCTGACCGACAGCAGCACCAAGGTGCTCGGTCCGGCGCTCGCCGCGGTGCTGCTGGAGGTGACCGGCCCGGGGGCCGCGATCCTGTTCAACGCGGCGAGTTTCCTGCTGAGTTTCGTGCTGCTGGCCCGGATGCGGCTGGCCCGGCCGGCCGAGCCGCCGCAGCGGCGGCGGTTCTTCGCGGAGCTGCGCGAGGGCTGGACGGTGGTGGCGCGGCGCCGCTGGTACCTGGCGAACCTGATCGGCTGGGGCGTGTGGAACTTCGCGATCGCGTTCTTCTTCGTGCTGGGCCCGGTGGTGCTGCAGCAGGGCCGCGGCGGGGCCGCCGCCTGGAGCACGGTGCTGGTCACCGGCGCGGTGGGTTCGATCGTCGGCGGGCTGGTGGCGCTGCGCTTCCGTCCGCGCCGCCCGCTGGTGGCCACCAACGCGACCGCGCTGTTCGGCGCCGTCCCGCTGGCGCTGCTGGCCTTCACCGCGCCGGTCGCCGCGATCGCGGCGGGCGTGGCGCTGGCCTTCGTGATGACGGCGCTGGTCAACGAGGTGCTGGCGACCGTCCAGCAGCAGCTCTTCCCCAGGGAGCTGCTGGCCCGGGTCAGTTCGCTGGACTGGATGATCTCGCTGCTCGCGATGCCCGCCGGCTACGCGGTGGCCGGCCCGGCCACCGAGCTGTTCGGCACCCGCACCACCCTGCTGGCCGCCGCGGCCCTGATCGGCACCCCGTGCGTCCTGCTGAACCTGCTGCCGGGCGTCCGCTCGGTCCGCGCGCTCCCGGACGGCACCCTCACCGTCGCCCCCGCCCCGGAGGACCGGGCGGCCGCCGCACCGACCGGCTGCCCCCGCCCGCCGCTGCGCGCCCGCTGA
- a CDS encoding GlxA family transcriptional regulator, with protein MSSIRRVVIAVFPGVDLLDVTGPAEVFALAGREGGGGYRVELAGRARGEVVTAAGVRLVADLAFDEVGGAVDTLLVPGAVVAGPGGEAARVDGDVVAWVAAVAARARRVVAVCAGAHLLAAAGLLDGRTATTHWSAAAGLAAGHPEVTVDPDPIFVRCGDVWTGAGISSGIDLALALVAEDLGDRVAQAVARQLVVYLRRPSGQSQVSVPLSHPPAARQGVDELRVFIVDHLDGDLSTPALAARMCLSERHFARVFRQETGTTPGAYVEAARVEAARRLLESTDRSLEQVAADCGLGSVETLHRALRKRAGTTPAAYRRRFRAGA; from the coding sequence ATGTCCAGTATCCGCCGCGTCGTGATCGCGGTCTTCCCCGGTGTCGACCTGCTCGATGTGACCGGCCCCGCCGAGGTGTTCGCGTTGGCCGGGCGGGAGGGCGGGGGCGGGTACCGGGTGGAGTTGGCGGGGCGGGCGCGGGGGGAGGTGGTCACGGCGGCGGGGGTGCGGCTGGTGGCGGACCTGGCGTTCGACGAGGTGGGCGGGGCGGTGGACACGCTGCTGGTGCCGGGGGCGGTCGTGGCGGGGCCCGGCGGGGAGGCCGCGCGGGTGGACGGGGACGTGGTGGCGTGGGTCGCGGCGGTCGCGGCGCGGGCCCGGCGGGTGGTGGCGGTGTGTGCCGGCGCGCACCTGTTGGCGGCGGCCGGGCTGCTGGACGGCCGGACCGCGACGACGCACTGGTCGGCGGCGGCGGGGCTGGCGGCCGGGCATCCCGAGGTGACCGTCGACCCGGATCCGATCTTCGTCCGCTGCGGGGACGTGTGGACCGGCGCCGGGATCAGCTCCGGCATCGACCTGGCGCTGGCGCTGGTCGCCGAGGACCTGGGTGACCGGGTCGCGCAGGCGGTCGCCCGGCAGTTGGTGGTGTACCTGCGGCGGCCGAGCGGCCAGAGCCAGGTCTCCGTCCCGCTGAGCCATCCGCCCGCGGCCCGCCAGGGCGTCGACGAGCTGCGGGTGTTCATCGTCGACCACCTGGACGGCGACCTGTCGACCCCCGCGCTGGCGGCCCGGATGTGCCTGAGCGAACGCCACTTCGCCCGGGTCTTCCGCCAGGAGACCGGGACGACCCCGGGCGCCTACGTGGAGGCCGCCCGGGTGGAGGCGGCCCGCCGCCTGCTGGAGAGCACCGACCGGTCGCTGGAGCAGGTCGCCGCCGACTGCGGACTCGGCTCGGTGGAGACCCTGCACCGCGCGCTGCGCAAGCGGGCCGGCACGACGCCCGCCGCCTACCGCCGACGCTTCCGGGCCGGTGCCTGA
- a CDS encoding DUF4041 domain-containing protein — protein MREWIARTQGPDALEAVRAVVLARAEAESIRAEAEEDARGLRLEARDAVRRETAEMQAILKEAGRARKELERAQQDLSEVRNRLTEAQAQIVVTEDAALLQQVGVYDYRHPLQDAVAYRTRLDSLRAEIKEMVRAGQAVRSVSQWTVNGSQREGRKMVRDFSKLMLRAYNAEADQAVRTMRPYRVGPLVDRLYKTRETIAKLGATMQIRIADGYHDARVRELTLTADYLQKKDEEKEAQREARARQREEERAQREFDREREKLDKEHDHVQTALRRLRERGDPQGVLDLESRLADIESALRSVEARAANIRTGYVYVISNVGAFGEHMVKIGLTRRLEPLDRIYELSGASVPFRFDVHALIFSDDAVGLETKLHQHFADRRVNQVNTRREFFYVSPAEVRDALQEYVGQHLVEFTEVPEALEWRASGGSPA, from the coding sequence TTGCGCGAGTGGATCGCTCGGACGCAGGGCCCGGACGCCCTGGAGGCGGTGCGGGCAGTGGTCCTGGCCCGGGCCGAGGCCGAAAGCATCCGGGCGGAGGCCGAGGAGGACGCCCGCGGGCTTCGCTTGGAGGCCCGCGACGCGGTACGCCGGGAGACCGCCGAGATGCAGGCCATCCTCAAGGAAGCGGGCAGGGCGCGGAAGGAACTGGAGCGGGCCCAGCAGGACCTGTCCGAGGTGCGGAACCGTCTGACCGAGGCCCAGGCGCAGATCGTGGTGACCGAGGACGCCGCCCTGTTGCAGCAGGTCGGGGTGTACGACTACCGGCACCCGCTGCAGGACGCGGTCGCCTATCGCACCCGCCTGGACTCGCTGCGGGCGGAGATCAAGGAGATGGTGCGCGCGGGGCAGGCGGTGCGGTCCGTCTCGCAGTGGACCGTCAACGGGTCGCAGCGCGAGGGCAGGAAGATGGTGCGGGACTTCTCCAAGCTGATGCTGCGCGCCTACAACGCCGAGGCCGACCAAGCGGTGCGCACCATGCGCCCGTACCGCGTCGGCCCGTTGGTCGACCGTCTCTACAAGACCCGCGAGACCATCGCCAAGCTGGGCGCCACCATGCAGATCCGCATTGCGGACGGCTACCACGACGCCCGCGTACGCGAGTTGACGCTGACCGCCGACTACCTGCAGAAGAAGGACGAGGAGAAGGAAGCCCAGCGCGAAGCACGGGCCCGCCAGCGCGAGGAGGAGCGGGCGCAACGCGAGTTCGACCGCGAACGCGAGAAGTTGGACAAGGAGCACGACCACGTCCAGACGGCTCTGCGGCGGCTGCGTGAGCGTGGCGACCCGCAGGGTGTCCTGGACCTGGAGAGCAGGCTCGCCGACATCGAGTCCGCCCTGCGCAGCGTGGAGGCCCGGGCGGCGAACATCCGCACCGGCTACGTCTACGTCATCTCCAATGTGGGTGCCTTCGGCGAACACATGGTCAAGATCGGTCTGACCCGCCGACTCGAACCCCTGGACCGCATCTACGAGCTCAGCGGCGCATCCGTGCCGTTCCGCTTCGACGTCCACGCGCTCATCTTCAGCGACGACGCCGTCGGCCTGGAGACCAAACTCCACCAGCACTTCGCGGACCGCCGGGTCAACCAGGTCAACACCCGACGCGAGTTCTTCTACGTCAGCCCCGCGGAAGTCCGGGACGCCCTGCAGGAATACGTCGGACAGCACCTGGTCGAATTCACCGAGGTGCCCGAGGCGCTCGAGTGGAGAGCCAGCGGCGGCAGCCCGGCTTGA
- a CDS encoding Uma2 family endonuclease encodes MTAEMVAPQWMHHPITADEYGSWSEEQCAGIEIVDGMVVVSPRASNRHNRLARILANALDAAAGPDWNADTDFDVRLQDVPLTNRRPDVVVYRAETIDITPTRPEHVLLVVEVVSSGSETTDRIVKADQYAQAGIAFYWRIEQTANGVPLVCTYVLDPASRSYRDADVFTGAIRTAVPFAVEIDLSVI; translated from the coding sequence ATGACCGCCGAGATGGTCGCTCCCCAGTGGATGCACCACCCGATCACCGCTGACGAGTACGGCTCCTGGTCCGAGGAGCAGTGCGCGGGCATCGAGATCGTGGACGGGATGGTCGTCGTGAGCCCGCGCGCCTCCAATCGGCACAACCGCCTGGCCCGGATCCTGGCGAACGCCCTGGATGCGGCCGCCGGTCCGGACTGGAACGCCGACACGGACTTCGACGTCCGCCTGCAGGACGTGCCGCTCACCAACCGGCGGCCCGATGTCGTGGTCTACCGGGCCGAGACCATCGACATCACGCCTACCCGCCCGGAGCACGTCCTCCTGGTCGTCGAGGTCGTGTCATCGGGGTCGGAGACCACCGACCGCATCGTGAAGGCGGATCAGTACGCCCAGGCCGGCATCGCCTTCTACTGGCGGATCGAGCAGACCGCCAACGGCGTCCCTCTCGTCTGCACCTACGTCCTCGACCCCGCGAGCCGGTCCTACCGCGACGCGGACGTGTTCACGGGCGCGATCAGGACGGCCGTCCCGTTCGCCGTCGAGATCGACCTCAGCGTGATCTGA
- a CDS encoding type II toxin-antitoxin system VapC family toxin, giving the protein MKEQPARSLVLDSEALSLLLRNDRGMAARIEASRQVGVPVLVSALTIVEAARGKTDLARLKWVLSRLRVEPVSQEDSLTAVALLQDAGGLHGHKYAIDALVAALALRVPAPVIVLTSDRDDWSKLCGKRVIIRDV; this is encoded by the coding sequence GTGAAGGAGCAGCCGGCCCGCTCACTGGTGCTCGACTCCGAGGCGCTCTCCCTGCTCCTGCGCAACGACCGCGGGATGGCGGCTCGCATCGAGGCATCCCGGCAGGTCGGAGTTCCCGTCCTCGTGTCTGCGCTGACCATCGTTGAAGCCGCACGGGGGAAGACCGATCTGGCGCGCTTGAAGTGGGTGCTATCCCGGCTGCGGGTGGAACCGGTCAGCCAGGAGGACTCCCTGACCGCAGTAGCGCTGCTTCAGGACGCAGGCGGGCTGCACGGGCACAAGTACGCGATTGACGCCCTCGTAGCCGCGCTCGCGCTCCGTGTCCCGGCCCCCGTGATCGTTCTGACCTCCGACCGGGACGACTGGTCGAAGCTCTGCGGGAAGCGCGTGATCATCAGAGACGTGTAA